In the genome of Carassius carassius chromosome 47, fCarCar2.1, whole genome shotgun sequence, one region contains:
- the LOC132130606 gene encoding protein LIAT1-like yields the protein MASLRDRRIKGASQTTNMREEISVKKEFHVPPLSVTMKESKKKRKDTTKEKKKSRNGINQIRDSEKLRTEQWNNGEMSDVHSKGQAKAKELKSRQSKNPKGVSEVVPTEEDNSDLTQLEQDSLRWEGALEDPTAEAQRLEVYRANRRKRYMASRQAFLQNIQNSNSSKLNTLNKPGVIA from the exons ATGGCATCACTTAGAGACAGACGGATTAAAGGCGCTTCTCAAACAACAAACATGCGCGAGGAGATTTCAGTTAAAAAGGAGTTTCACGTCCCACCTTTGAGTGTCACAATGAAAGAGAGCAAGAAGAAGAGGAAAGacacaacaaaagagaaaaagaagtcGAGGAATGGCATTAACCAGATAAGGGATTCAG AGAAACTCCGGACAGAACAGTGGAACAACGGAGAGATGAGTGATGTTCATAGCAAAGGTCAAGCCAAAGCCAAAGAACTAAAGAGCAGGCAATCCAAAAATCCCAAGGGTGTATCAGAAGTGGTTCCCACAGAGGAGGACAACTCTGATTTGACTCAGCTTGAACAGGACAGCTTGAGGTGGGAAGGAGCTCTTGAAGACCCCACTGCAGAGGCACAACGGTTAGAGGTCTACAGAGCCAACCGCCGTAAACGTTATATGGCATCAAGACAGGCTTTTCTACAAAATATTCAAAACTCAAACTCTTCAAAACTAAATACACTGAACAAGCCTGGAGTTATAGCATGA
- the LOC132130499 gene encoding transmembrane protein 233-like, which yields MAINTEAPHATDALGERAALHSTDFGDTQKLLDISGKELKRELNRSPSDTILVKYLEAEQTVVNDASEPRSPSRVSFSRALSPAPGEREPRSFMWVAVLSCFCPAVPINLFALYFAHVSWSMIQVKDYDGARRLGRLALLLSIVSIVVGLAIILYLLMTEFK from the exons ATGGCTATTAACACGGAAGCCCCTCACGCGACAGACGCCCTGGGCGAGAGAGCCGCACTGCACTCCACCGATTTTGGAGATACTCAGAAACTTCTTGACATCTCGGGCAAAGAGCTGAAAAGAGAATTAAACCGCTCACCTTCGGATACAATCCTCGTTAAGTATCTCGAGGCGGAACAGACTGTGGTTAACGACGCTTCGGAGCCTCGCTCTCCGTCGCGGGTCAGTTTCAGCCGCGCGTTGTCGCCCGCTCCCGGAGAACGTGAGCCGCGTAGCTTCATGTGGGTGGCCGTGCTCTCCTGCTTCTGTCCGGCCGTTCCCATAAACCTGTTCGCGCTTTATTTCGCTCATGTT TCTTGGTCCATGATACAAGTAAAAGATTATGATGGAGCCAGAAGACTTGGGCGTCTAGCTTTGTTGCTTAGTATCGTTTCCATTGTTGTGGGTCTAGCAATAATCCTTTATCTGTTGATGACAG AGTTTAAATAG